A genomic segment from Streptomyces sp. NBC_01233 encodes:
- a CDS encoding helix-turn-helix domain-containing protein produces the protein MTVMVEDNSASAPARTDLSDLLRDRRAELRLSLRQAEERTGLREDGTPFIRKSTLDNLEKATPRMTWTPRLPELQALARAYELPLGRVQDAAGAQFMGIDSVWSGSGRARALVQNAERLTPRQLELLEELAETFANEGPDGTSVTQE, from the coding sequence ATGACCGTCATGGTCGAGGACAACAGCGCAAGCGCGCCCGCACGGACGGACCTGTCCGACCTGCTGCGCGACCGCAGAGCCGAACTCCGCCTCTCCCTCCGGCAGGCCGAGGAACGCACCGGCCTGCGCGAGGACGGCACGCCGTTCATCCGCAAGAGCACGCTGGACAACCTGGAAAAGGCCACGCCCCGGATGACCTGGACCCCGCGGCTGCCTGAACTCCAGGCGCTTGCGCGGGCGTACGAGCTCCCCCTGGGGCGGGTGCAGGATGCCGCCGGCGCCCAGTTCATGGGGATCGACTCGGTGTGGAGCGGCTCCGGCCGGGCGCGCGCCCTGGTGCAGAACGCGGAGAGGCTCACCCCGCGGCAGCTGGAGCTGCTGGAGGAGCTTGCCGAAACTTTCGCAAATGAGGGGCCTGATGGGACATCAGTTACTCAGGAGTGA